Proteins from one Bombus pyrosoma isolate SC7728 linkage group LG16, ASM1482585v1, whole genome shotgun sequence genomic window:
- the LOC122576404 gene encoding protein I'm not dead yet isoform X2 — MASQTDDLYPEIIDSTNRRKTDGFARLLIQFLSIYWRSFVIVLWPLILFPIVMVETTEVIAMRCLYVVGLMAMFWMTEVLPLPITGLIPVVLYPLMGIMNTSDTCTCYMNDTTMMFIGSMVIAIVIENSGLHMRIALLIIKMIGCSHRRLTLGLFCVTMFLSMWISNTAATTMMLPIVETVLLELEAQGLGNMFIQEENSCGVEEGAELTKKPTHITMVYYLVTSYASSLGGIGTLVGTGTNLTLKGFFEKRFPNSSGISLTSWMLYSVPPMLLMGFLTWLWLQVMYMGMFRPNSKDAQAIDIGSQGEKVAATVIEKKYKELGPITWHESAVGILFLAVVLLWFFRNPGFVRGWPSYLTDLNVKDSTTAACVTILFFVLPSKLDFLRSFDSDSVNRPTKPSPSMISWKMINQKMHWSLILVLGGGFAISAGSTSSKLSSILGNALIALQSIHPFAILVIVCMFVEMVTELTSNVAVANIILPVLAEMCVALRIHPLYLMMPASLCCSFSFHLPVGTPPNAIATAAGHIKTRDIALAGIGPSVITLLVTTFAFSTWGTYIFNLSNFPDWAT; from the exons ATGGCATCACAGACCGATGATCTGTATCCGGAAATCATCGACTCCACCAACAGAAG AAAGACAGACGGGTTTGCAAGATTGTTgatacaatttctttcaatctACTGGAGATCGTTCGTGATCGTACTATGGCCACTGATTCTGTTTCCTATCGTTATGGTCGAGACTACCGAG GTAATAGCGATGCGATGTCTATACGTGGTTGGTTTGATGGCAATGTTTTGGATGACCGAGGTGCTTCCCTTACCAATCACAGGTTTAATTCCTGTCGTTCTCTATCCACTGATGGGTATAATGAATACCAGCGATACCTGTACCTGCTATATGAACGATACCACGATGATGTTTATCGGTAGCATGGTGATTGCGATCGTTATTGAAAACTCTGGCCTGCATATGCGCATCGCGCTACTGATCATTAAAATGATCGGCTGCAGTCATCGAAG ATTAACACTGGGCTTGTTCTGTGTAACCATGTTTCTGTCGATGTGGATTTCAAATACCGCTGCCACGACCATGATGTTACCCATTGTCGAAACTGTTCTATTAGAACTTGAAGCA CAAGGTTTGGGTAACATGTTtattcaagaagaaaatagctGTGGAGTTGAAGAGGGTGCGGAACT GACAAAGAAACCGACTCATATCACGATGGTTTACTATCtcgtaacgtcatacgcttCCAGTCTCGGAGGCATTGGCACGTTGGTTGGAACGGGCACCAACTTGACGTTAAAAGGATTCTTCGAAAA ACGATTCCCAAACAGTTCAGGTATTAGTCTAACATCTTGGATGCTTTATTCTGTCCCACCGATGCTTCTGATGGGCTTCCTCACGTGGCTTTGGCTTCAAGTTATGTACATGGGAATGTTCAGACCAAATAGCAAAGATGCACAAGCTATTGATATCGGTTCGCAAGGAGAGAAGGTTGCAGCGACCGTGATtgagaaaaaatacaaagaactCGGCCCAATTACGTGGCACGAATCCGCTGTTGGTATTCTTTTCCTTGCAGTTGTACTCCTGTGGTTCTTCAGAAACCCTGGATTCGTACGGGGTTGGCCAAGTTACCTTACTGATTT AAACGTGAAAGACTCAACAACAGCTGCTTGTGTTACCATTCTCTTCTTCGTATTACCATCCAAACTTGATTTCCTTCGATCGTTTGATTCGGATTCGGTTAATCGTCCGACCAAACCATCGCCAAGCATGATTAGTTGGAAAATGATAAATCAGAAGATGCATTGGAGTTTGATCTTAGTTTTGGGTGGTGGATTCGCTATCTCAGCTGGAAGCACCAGTTCCAAGCTTTCCTCCATTCTAGGAAATGCTCTTATAGCTTTACAATCGATACATCCATTTGCAATATTGGTTATTGTATGTATGTTTGTAGAAATGGTGACAGAACTGACTTCTAATGTTGCCGTTGCAAACATTATTTTGCCTGTTTTGGCAGAAATG TGTGTCGCTTTACGAATACATCCACTATACTTGATGATGCCAGCCTCTCTATGTTgctctttctcgtttcactTACCAGTAGGTACACCGCCAAATGCAATTGCTACTGCAGCTGGTCATATAAAAACTAGAGATATCGCGCTGGCTGGAATAGGACCTAGTGTTATAACACTTCTCGTTACAACATTTGCATTTTCCACTTGGGGCACATACATCTTTAATCTGTCCAACTTCCCTGACTGGGCaacttaa
- the LOC122576416 gene encoding uncharacterized protein LOC122576416 encodes MIKMSPVCVVPNCKSDSNCRKKYSLFKTPKNLELRKKWEKAIPGVTELKQRQLICEKHFKYEYIIKKFVQRDYCGNIISE; translated from the exons atgataaagaTGTCTCCCGTGTGCGTTGTGCCGAATTGCAAAAGTGACTCTAACTGCCGCAAAAAGTATTCGTTATTTAAAACACCCAAAAATCTggaattaagaaagaaatgggAGAAGGCCATTCCTGGAGTAACAGAACTAAAACAACGGCAACTGATATgtgaaaaacattttaaatatgaatatataataaaaaagttcGTTCAAAGAGATTATTGTGGCAACATCATTTCTGAG taa
- the LOC122576414 gene encoding protein Dr1 isoform X1 has translation MYMYVYGYWLQIKIKRKQGEMASAATSPTEDDELTLPRASINKIIKEILPHVRVANESRELILNCCTEFIHLVSSEANEICNQQQKKTINAEHILQALEKLGFGDYSVEAEAVLRDCKAVAAKRRRQSTRLENLGIPEEELLRQQQELFAKAREEQAVAEQQQWQQLQAVAKMASILQSDSEQEDYS, from the exons atgtatatgtatgtctATGGCTATTGGCtacagattaaaattaaaag AAAACAAGGAGAAATGGCCTCGGCTGCTACATCACCGACGGAAGACGATGAATTAACATTACCGCGTGCATCGATCAACAAGataatcaaagaaattttaccaCATGTACGCGTAGCAAACGAATCCCGggaattgatattaaattgttgcacagaatttattcatttagtTTCTTCCGAggcgaatgaaatttgtaatcaACAACAGAAGAAAACCATTAACGCTGAACATATTCTTCAAGCACTTGAAAAACTTGGATTTGGAGATTATAGCGTAGAAGCTGAGGCGGTTCTACGAGATTGCAAAGCTGTCGCTGCTAAACGAAGACGTCAGAGCACTAGATTAGAAAATTTGGGAATTCCGGAAGAAGAACTCCTTAGACAACAACAAGAGTTATTTGCAAAAGCAAGAGAAGAGCAAGCGGTTGCTGAACAACAACAGTGGCAACAATTACAAGCAGTTGCAAAAATGGCCTCGATACTACAGTCTGATAGTGAACAAGAAGATTACTCGTAA
- the LOC122576404 gene encoding protein I'm not dead yet isoform X1 has product MFECIWLLTGQRTMASQTDDLYPEIIDSTNRRKTDGFARLLIQFLSIYWRSFVIVLWPLILFPIVMVETTEVIAMRCLYVVGLMAMFWMTEVLPLPITGLIPVVLYPLMGIMNTSDTCTCYMNDTTMMFIGSMVIAIVIENSGLHMRIALLIIKMIGCSHRRLTLGLFCVTMFLSMWISNTAATTMMLPIVETVLLELEAQGLGNMFIQEENSCGVEEGAELTKKPTHITMVYYLVTSYASSLGGIGTLVGTGTNLTLKGFFEKRFPNSSGISLTSWMLYSVPPMLLMGFLTWLWLQVMYMGMFRPNSKDAQAIDIGSQGEKVAATVIEKKYKELGPITWHESAVGILFLAVVLLWFFRNPGFVRGWPSYLTDLNVKDSTTAACVTILFFVLPSKLDFLRSFDSDSVNRPTKPSPSMISWKMINQKMHWSLILVLGGGFAISAGSTSSKLSSILGNALIALQSIHPFAILVIVCMFVEMVTELTSNVAVANIILPVLAEMCVALRIHPLYLMMPASLCCSFSFHLPVGTPPNAIATAAGHIKTRDIALAGIGPSVITLLVTTFAFSTWGTYIFNLSNFPDWAT; this is encoded by the exons ATGTTCGAAT GTATATGGCTTTTGACTGGACAAAGAACGATGGCATCACAGACCGATGATCTGTATCCGGAAATCATCGACTCCACCAACAGAAG AAAGACAGACGGGTTTGCAAGATTGTTgatacaatttctttcaatctACTGGAGATCGTTCGTGATCGTACTATGGCCACTGATTCTGTTTCCTATCGTTATGGTCGAGACTACCGAG GTAATAGCGATGCGATGTCTATACGTGGTTGGTTTGATGGCAATGTTTTGGATGACCGAGGTGCTTCCCTTACCAATCACAGGTTTAATTCCTGTCGTTCTCTATCCACTGATGGGTATAATGAATACCAGCGATACCTGTACCTGCTATATGAACGATACCACGATGATGTTTATCGGTAGCATGGTGATTGCGATCGTTATTGAAAACTCTGGCCTGCATATGCGCATCGCGCTACTGATCATTAAAATGATCGGCTGCAGTCATCGAAG ATTAACACTGGGCTTGTTCTGTGTAACCATGTTTCTGTCGATGTGGATTTCAAATACCGCTGCCACGACCATGATGTTACCCATTGTCGAAACTGTTCTATTAGAACTTGAAGCA CAAGGTTTGGGTAACATGTTtattcaagaagaaaatagctGTGGAGTTGAAGAGGGTGCGGAACT GACAAAGAAACCGACTCATATCACGATGGTTTACTATCtcgtaacgtcatacgcttCCAGTCTCGGAGGCATTGGCACGTTGGTTGGAACGGGCACCAACTTGACGTTAAAAGGATTCTTCGAAAA ACGATTCCCAAACAGTTCAGGTATTAGTCTAACATCTTGGATGCTTTATTCTGTCCCACCGATGCTTCTGATGGGCTTCCTCACGTGGCTTTGGCTTCAAGTTATGTACATGGGAATGTTCAGACCAAATAGCAAAGATGCACAAGCTATTGATATCGGTTCGCAAGGAGAGAAGGTTGCAGCGACCGTGATtgagaaaaaatacaaagaactCGGCCCAATTACGTGGCACGAATCCGCTGTTGGTATTCTTTTCCTTGCAGTTGTACTCCTGTGGTTCTTCAGAAACCCTGGATTCGTACGGGGTTGGCCAAGTTACCTTACTGATTT AAACGTGAAAGACTCAACAACAGCTGCTTGTGTTACCATTCTCTTCTTCGTATTACCATCCAAACTTGATTTCCTTCGATCGTTTGATTCGGATTCGGTTAATCGTCCGACCAAACCATCGCCAAGCATGATTAGTTGGAAAATGATAAATCAGAAGATGCATTGGAGTTTGATCTTAGTTTTGGGTGGTGGATTCGCTATCTCAGCTGGAAGCACCAGTTCCAAGCTTTCCTCCATTCTAGGAAATGCTCTTATAGCTTTACAATCGATACATCCATTTGCAATATTGGTTATTGTATGTATGTTTGTAGAAATGGTGACAGAACTGACTTCTAATGTTGCCGTTGCAAACATTATTTTGCCTGTTTTGGCAGAAATG TGTGTCGCTTTACGAATACATCCACTATACTTGATGATGCCAGCCTCTCTATGTTgctctttctcgtttcactTACCAGTAGGTACACCGCCAAATGCAATTGCTACTGCAGCTGGTCATATAAAAACTAGAGATATCGCGCTGGCTGGAATAGGACCTAGTGTTATAACACTTCTCGTTACAACATTTGCATTTTCCACTTGGGGCACATACATCTTTAATCTGTCCAACTTCCCTGACTGGGCaacttaa